One segment of Arcanobacterium phocae DNA contains the following:
- a CDS encoding ATP-binding cassette domain-containing protein, with protein MTPRDREIKNVSMSFENGKFSAILGPNGSSKSLLIDVLGGLYPVSTRTSYYLVHRYYSKHLA; from the coding sequence ATGACGCCACGAGATCGTGAAATAAAAAACGTTTCGATGTCATTCGAAAACGGAAAGTTCTCTGCTATCCTCGGCCCTAACGGATCTTCTAAATCACTGTTGATAGACGTCTTGGGTGGACTGTATCCAGTTTCAACAAGGACAAGTTATTACCTGGTGCATAGATATTACTCAAAGCACCTCGCATGA
- a CDS encoding sensor histidine kinase, with protein MSPQPVTHDIDSLVSRVKESGYNIAFIQLGSIHSLPAGIGNVLYRICQESVTNAMKHGGPQISIVIKLEWHETEVTLSVIDNGRGASVPNDGKGNGIIGMTERAALFGGTLDAGARPGGGFIVRATIPYDRKP; from the coding sequence TTGTCACCACAACCAGTTACTCATGACATTGATAGTTTGGTCTCTCGCGTTAAAGAGTCTGGATATAACATAGCGTTCATTCAGCTTGGTTCGATACACTCCCTACCAGCAGGAATCGGAAACGTGTTGTATCGTATCTGCCAAGAATCCGTTACTAATGCAATGAAGCATGGTGGCCCTCAAATCTCAATCGTGATTAAATTAGAATGGCATGAGACTGAAGTCACATTATCTGTCATAGATAATGGCCGCGGTGCTTCCGTTCCAAATGATGGAAAAGGTAACGGAATTATTGGCATGACTGAACGTGCAGCCCTCTTTGGTGGCACACTAGATGCGGGGGCACGTCCTGGTGGCGGTTTTATTGTGCGGGCAACAATCCCCTACGATAGAAAGCCCTAA
- a CDS encoding NAD-dependent DNA ligase LigA, with protein sequence MVDERNGQIDEKNQRIAQANKTIAARNRRIRQENAQLSQSEWTPEIPTKRREAHIKKFVNPRNAASGTMRQEDSSSLALRSLDFIAHGIGEIQGASDELADAFSRQEGVYRAFKEWGLPVSEVTQTLSTLEEINAFLDFYQHARDSLAFEFDGVVIKIDDRSIQEQLGYTTRVPRWAVAYKFPPTEVQTRLLDIRVQVGRTGRVTPYAVMTPVFVDGSTVSQATLHNPSEVARKGVKIGDVVVVRKAGDIIPEVVGPIESERDGTEVDFVMPTTCPDCGAPIAAITEGDVDMRCTNQRSCPAQLTQRVAHIGSRGALDIEGLGEESATWLCNPDKNRADALMALATGRAVMVEDDQGHQHTIRLSNQKLADFGIVDSHGAIVDHRDIIPEPLLDQLGIPHAQRPVLHTEADLFHLTAEQVKDVWVWQPVKRAGEPTGDWKYVRAAWTKPQWSGRGTERVISKPSAPGKNLLMILEQLEAAKTKDLWRKIVALNIRHVGPVASQALAEEFDSLALMRQASLAQLSDVDGVGDIIGSSFLNWFEEPWHLNIVDRWQDAGVDFVRQEQHTAVAQTLSGLTIVATGSLTNFTRDGVKEAINAAGGKATGSVSKKTDVVVVGDNAGSKAAKAEELGIPILTEEQFEELLATGVMPATN encoded by the coding sequence TTGGTCGATGAGCGAAACGGTCAGATTGATGAAAAGAATCAGCGGATCGCGCAGGCGAATAAAACTATTGCGGCTCGCAACCGACGTATTCGCCAAGAGAATGCTCAATTGTCGCAATCAGAATGGACACCAGAAATTCCGACGAAGCGTCGCGAGGCACACATTAAGAAGTTCGTAAATCCGCGCAACGCGGCATCAGGAACGATGCGCCAAGAAGATAGTTCCTCGCTTGCCTTGCGCTCGCTCGACTTCATCGCTCATGGCATTGGAGAAATTCAAGGGGCTAGTGACGAGTTGGCCGACGCATTCTCCCGACAAGAAGGCGTCTACCGGGCATTCAAAGAATGGGGTCTGCCAGTCTCTGAGGTTACTCAGACGTTGTCCACCCTTGAAGAAATTAACGCATTCTTGGATTTTTACCAGCACGCGAGAGATTCGTTAGCTTTTGAATTCGATGGCGTAGTGATCAAAATCGACGATCGATCAATACAAGAACAGCTGGGATATACCACGCGCGTTCCGCGCTGGGCCGTAGCCTACAAGTTCCCGCCAACCGAGGTACAAACACGGTTACTTGACATTCGCGTCCAAGTAGGACGCACCGGGCGAGTCACCCCATATGCAGTCATGACCCCAGTATTTGTAGACGGCTCTACCGTATCTCAAGCAACATTGCATAACCCGTCGGAAGTCGCCCGTAAAGGTGTGAAGATTGGTGACGTCGTCGTCGTCCGCAAAGCTGGCGATATTATTCCAGAAGTTGTGGGCCCGATTGAAAGTGAACGGGACGGCACCGAAGTTGATTTCGTGATGCCAACGACGTGCCCAGATTGCGGCGCACCAATCGCCGCGATAACTGAAGGCGACGTCGACATGCGGTGTACCAACCAGCGGTCCTGCCCAGCTCAATTGACTCAACGGGTCGCCCATATCGGTTCACGCGGCGCACTCGATATTGAAGGTCTCGGTGAAGAATCAGCAACCTGGTTGTGTAACCCGGACAAGAACCGTGCCGATGCATTAATGGCATTAGCCACTGGGCGCGCCGTCATGGTTGAAGATGATCAGGGACATCAGCATACGATCCGACTGTCTAACCAAAAACTAGCCGACTTCGGCATTGTTGATTCCCATGGTGCCATCGTGGATCATCGAGATATCATTCCCGAACCTCTGCTAGACCAGCTTGGTATTCCACATGCGCAACGCCCAGTTTTGCACACTGAGGCGGACTTGTTCCATCTTACCGCTGAGCAGGTAAAAGACGTGTGGGTTTGGCAACCAGTCAAACGCGCCGGTGAACCAACTGGGGATTGGAAATATGTGCGTGCGGCTTGGACTAAGCCTCAATGGAGCGGACGGGGAACCGAACGAGTGATCAGTAAGCCTTCCGCACCCGGCAAGAATCTTTTGATGATTCTTGAGCAACTCGAAGCCGCGAAAACCAAAGACCTATGGCGCAAGATTGTGGCTCTCAATATTCGGCACGTTGGCCCAGTCGCATCCCAAGCGCTCGCGGAGGAATTCGATTCGCTAGCACTCATGCGGCAAGCAAGCCTTGCCCAGTTATCCGACGTCGATGGGGTAGGAGACATCATCGGTTCGTCATTCCTCAACTGGTTTGAGGAACCGTGGCATCTGAATATTGTTGACCGATGGCAGGACGCTGGTGTTGATTTTGTGCGACAAGAACAGCACACTGCGGTTGCCCAAACTCTTTCTGGCCTCACAATCGTTGCCACCGGATCGCTGACGAATTTCACGCGCGATGGTGTAAAGGAAGCAATTAACGCGGCCGGTGGTAAAGCAACTGGATCGGTATCGAAGAAAACTGACGTCGTCGTCGTCGGCGATAATGCTGGATCTAAAGCTGCTAAAGCCGAAGAACTCGGGATTCCAATCCTGACTGAAGAACAGTTCGAAGAACTTCTCGCCACTGGAGTTATGCCGGCAACAAACTAA
- a CDS encoding sensor histidine kinase, with translation MTMEEFNRSPSLSDTAFASFVGITGCIPLLISYSSLSPIQIVQLWLLSVSGAAIVSVRRSDANPANIIFIVYLLFRCLFYPSALMALDVIVLIMVYSASVHARLAIAIIVILSALGALGLLWVQYLPRHTWQDATFFICLLGLVGTTALAGLARRSQLDQALKFQAAQNLLQQETIENQHGAVVRERTRIARDLHDIVAHTLGVVIAQADGGRYAGRKNPEQALHALDTIADMSRAALTDIRSIVGVFT, from the coding sequence ATGACCATGGAAGAGTTTAATAGGTCCCCGAGTTTATCTGACACAGCTTTCGCTAGCTTTGTTGGGATAACTGGTTGTATCCCATTGTTAATCTCATATTCATCACTTTCACCTATTCAGATTGTCCAATTATGGCTCCTGAGTGTCAGTGGTGCCGCAATCGTCTCAGTTCGGCGATCCGATGCTAATCCGGCGAATATTATTTTCATTGTCTATTTATTATTTAGATGCCTATTTTACCCCAGTGCTTTGATGGCGTTAGATGTTATCGTACTTATCATGGTCTATTCCGCCAGCGTTCATGCTCGGTTAGCAATAGCAATCATAGTTATTTTATCTGCGTTGGGGGCTCTAGGACTATTATGGGTCCAATATTTGCCCCGCCACACGTGGCAAGACGCGACATTCTTTATTTGTCTTCTTGGCCTTGTAGGAACAACGGCATTGGCAGGTTTAGCCCGTCGTTCACAGCTCGATCAAGCTCTAAAATTTCAAGCAGCCCAAAACCTATTACAGCAAGAAACGATAGAAAATCAGCATGGCGCTGTCGTACGTGAACGTACTCGTATCGCACGGGATTTGCACGATATCGTTGCGCACACGTTAGGGGTAGTGATTGCACAAGCTGATGGCGGTCGTTATGCTGGACGCAAGAATCCAGAGCAAGCTTTGCACGCGCTAGACACAATTGCCGATATGAGTCGTGCTGCCTTAACCGATATTCGGTCGATTGTTGGTGTTTTTACGTGA
- a CDS encoding response regulator — protein sequence MTENKIRVGLVDDMDLMRSGLTMVIDSLDDMQVVLSASDGQQALNRLQSVPVDVILMDVRMEGMDGLTATRQITSTKLPTGVDPKIIILTTFDEDDYMMEGIRAGASGFLLKDAPTERMIEAIRTIYRGDAVIAPSTTRRLVDRLASETYRIHASCPAILDVLTDREREVFHLIARGLTNTEIAERLFVAEATVKTHVTRIFAKLGVRDRVQSRCSSIRGWDRYSRTRRSLTN from the coding sequence GTGACAGAAAATAAGATTCGTGTTGGCCTCGTTGATGATATGGATCTCATGCGTTCTGGTCTGACGATGGTTATTGATTCGCTAGATGACATGCAAGTCGTACTTTCAGCAAGTGACGGCCAACAAGCCCTCAATCGGTTACAGTCTGTACCTGTGGATGTCATTCTCATGGACGTCAGGATGGAAGGTATGGACGGACTGACAGCGACGCGGCAAATTACTAGTACCAAACTTCCCACTGGAGTCGATCCAAAGATCATCATCTTGACTACGTTCGATGAAGATGACTACATGATGGAAGGAATTCGAGCCGGCGCCTCGGGGTTTCTCCTCAAAGATGCTCCAACTGAACGTATGATTGAGGCTATCCGAACAATATATCGTGGGGATGCAGTTATTGCCCCCTCCACTACTCGCCGGCTCGTTGATAGATTAGCAAGCGAAACATATCGGATACATGCGAGTTGTCCTGCAATCCTTGATGTTTTAACCGATCGGGAACGCGAGGTTTTCCATCTTATTGCTCGTGGACTAACAAATACTGAAATTGCGGAACGTTTATTTGTCGCTGAGGCGACAGTCAAAACTCACGTTACTCGTATTTTTGCCAAGCTAGGAGTTCGAGATCGAGTCCAAAGCCGTTGTAGTAGCATACGAGGCTGGGATCGTTACTCCAGGACAAGGAGATCTCTAACTAACTAA